One part of the Streptomyces lydicus genome encodes these proteins:
- a CDS encoding M48 family metalloprotease codes for MRLFTALRSATGTGPRFVLLMALVTVSSIPLLDGLFAVVLETGNPRRGLDGAVGCLYAAGYDPSGTDLNNLLSTLRRPEALVKCLGEQPESYRGTLATLALLAVAGLVYWWLPKVRDRRRTTLPVEEVDADGTLGAELAALRAHTGVRSDLRFRVDPRRLTSGASVYGRTGDYTVCLHAGLLARRGTDPEGFRAVVLHELAHVHHRDVDYAYASTALWRVFVLLVLLPHFAMVGWIVGLALSGTDSPWWPGALPEMLSSVFACLLLAGLVHLARADLLRRRELHADLRAVAWGAHPATWNRPDPPGLVTPLLRRLTALLRTHPDWADRRRVLADAGRLLRVSPLEMFLTGASTSLLYGSLTVLPLLPSSRPDALWPTLALVAPVLCCALGLPVVRAARTDGHTGSGASAGLWLGCGLLVGEFVASGRYRLDWLPQQPQLLLAFLFIGAVPVVWWTQSLRLVLGLSKRGLRWAAAGLCALVTTTLLWAGLLWWRWGGERIALGAGDPDGALAKQYRQMVPGRWQDYGFDLSTLSAGMSLLTPLHGDALVAAAALLLWLVPLVLLLLQRAGPGLRVRRTLGAGLAGGLLSWAGLAAAQFALYVQRPATPKLRAGPFLVVHVWWMIVGLMAACLLTGALVAAFSRRHWLLRALIAAQVVQLMSYGAVFLLYSADGCLGPLNTVFDRCQWHTHNGLVVDRGVTFLTLPNAVLGAGCAALVGAGVAWSVRRLRGRPRPAVPALPAATGPVRRRLRFLKTATVLTLGVPALLVAVVINTQPSSAPVASQLTQDPAAPHRGQAPAEPEGKKSRPTPPARKSKLHTWQVWSWLNNGGARYARQIAAASLALDSQIIKVQTQPRNRNGKVSVDEKPFHRLCGALGTRVEEAQNYLQVPDQGLQDAWSDALARVLSGARDCQTAMIPPKGAPHRTEAERAQLFTTSLNRIVVGVRDLTGAVKDITKAATEAAE; via the coding sequence GTGAGGCTCTTCACCGCGCTGAGGAGCGCCACCGGGACCGGGCCCCGCTTCGTGCTGCTGATGGCCCTCGTGACGGTGTCGAGCATCCCCCTGCTCGACGGGCTCTTCGCCGTCGTGCTGGAGACCGGCAACCCCCGGCGCGGCCTGGACGGCGCGGTGGGCTGCCTGTACGCCGCCGGCTACGACCCCTCCGGCACCGACCTGAACAATCTGCTGTCGACCCTGCGCCGCCCCGAGGCCCTGGTCAAGTGCCTCGGCGAGCAGCCGGAGTCGTACCGGGGCACGCTCGCGACCCTCGCGCTCCTCGCCGTCGCGGGACTCGTGTACTGGTGGCTGCCGAAGGTACGTGACCGGCGGCGCACGACACTGCCGGTCGAGGAGGTGGACGCCGACGGCACGCTGGGCGCCGAGCTGGCCGCGCTGCGCGCACACACTGGGGTCCGCTCCGATCTGCGATTCCGGGTCGATCCGCGCCGGCTGACCTCCGGGGCCAGCGTCTACGGCCGCACCGGTGACTACACCGTGTGCCTGCACGCGGGCCTGCTGGCCCGGCGCGGCACCGACCCCGAGGGGTTCCGCGCCGTCGTCCTGCACGAACTCGCCCACGTGCACCACCGCGACGTGGACTACGCCTACGCCAGTACGGCGCTGTGGCGGGTCTTCGTCCTCCTCGTCCTGCTGCCGCACTTCGCCATGGTCGGCTGGATCGTCGGGCTGGCCCTGTCCGGCACCGACTCCCCGTGGTGGCCCGGGGCGCTGCCCGAGATGCTGTCCTCCGTCTTCGCCTGCCTCCTCCTGGCCGGACTGGTGCACCTGGCCCGCGCCGACCTGCTGCGCCGGCGGGAGCTCCATGCCGACCTCCGGGCGGTGGCGTGGGGCGCCCACCCCGCCACCTGGAACCGGCCCGACCCACCGGGCCTGGTGACGCCGCTGCTGCGCCGGCTCACCGCGCTGCTGCGCACCCACCCCGACTGGGCGGACCGCCGACGGGTCCTCGCCGATGCCGGCCGGCTGCTCCGGGTCAGCCCGCTGGAGATGTTCCTGACCGGCGCCTCGACCTCGCTCCTCTACGGATCGCTGACAGTGCTGCCCCTCCTGCCGAGCAGCCGGCCGGACGCCCTCTGGCCCACCCTCGCCCTGGTCGCCCCGGTCCTCTGCTGCGCCCTGGGCCTCCCGGTCGTGCGGGCCGCACGCACGGACGGGCATACGGGGTCCGGCGCGTCCGCGGGCCTCTGGCTCGGCTGCGGTCTGCTGGTGGGGGAGTTCGTGGCCAGTGGCCGGTACCGGCTCGACTGGCTGCCGCAGCAGCCCCAGCTGCTGCTCGCCTTCCTGTTCATCGGCGCCGTACCCGTGGTGTGGTGGACGCAGTCCCTGCGCCTCGTGCTCGGCCTGTCGAAGCGGGGGCTGCGCTGGGCGGCCGCGGGCCTCTGCGCGCTGGTCACCACGACGTTGCTGTGGGCAGGACTGCTGTGGTGGCGGTGGGGCGGTGAACGCATCGCGCTGGGCGCCGGCGATCCGGACGGGGCACTGGCCAAGCAGTACCGCCAGATGGTCCCGGGCCGCTGGCAGGACTACGGATTCGACCTCTCGACCCTCTCCGCCGGCATGTCCCTGCTGACACCGCTGCACGGCGACGCGCTGGTCGCCGCCGCGGCGCTCCTGCTGTGGCTCGTCCCGCTGGTCCTCCTGCTGCTGCAACGCGCCGGCCCGGGGCTGCGGGTGCGCCGGACCCTCGGCGCCGGTCTCGCGGGCGGTCTGCTGTCCTGGGCGGGCCTGGCCGCGGCCCAGTTCGCGCTGTACGTGCAGCGCCCGGCCACCCCGAAGCTGCGGGCCGGCCCGTTCCTCGTCGTCCACGTGTGGTGGATGATCGTCGGGTTGATGGCGGCCTGTCTGCTGACCGGCGCCCTCGTCGCGGCCTTCTCCCGGCGGCACTGGCTGCTGCGGGCGCTGATCGCCGCGCAGGTGGTCCAACTGATGTCGTACGGCGCGGTGTTCCTGCTCTACTCCGCCGACGGCTGCCTGGGACCGCTGAACACCGTCTTCGACCGCTGCCAGTGGCACACCCACAACGGCCTGGTCGTCGACCGCGGGGTCACCTTCCTCACCCTCCCCAACGCCGTCCTCGGCGCGGGCTGTGCGGCCCTGGTGGGGGCGGGCGTGGCCTGGTCCGTACGCCGGCTGCGCGGCCGCCCGAGGCCGGCCGTCCCCGCGCTGCCGGCGGCGACCGGGCCGGTACGCCGCCGCCTGCGGTTCCTGAAGACGGCCACCGTCCTCACGCTCGGCGTGCCCGCTCTGCTGGTGGCCGTCGTGATCAACACCCAGCCGTCCTCCGCGCCCGTCGCGAGCCAGTTGACGCAGGACCCGGCCGCACCGCACCGCGGGCAGGCGCCGGCCGAACCGGAGGGGAAGAAGTCGCGGCCCACGCCGCCGGCACGGAAGTCCAAGCTCCACACATGGCAGGTCTGGTCGTGGCTGAACAACGGCGGAGCCCGGTACGCCCGGCAGATCGCGGCCGCCTCGCTGGCGCTGGACTCCCAGATCATCAAGGTCCAGACCCAGCCGCGGAACAGGAACGGCAAGGTGTCGGTGGACGAGAAGCCGTTCCACCGCCTCTGCGGCGCCCTGGGCACACGGGTCGAAGAGGCCCAGAACTACCTGCAGGTGCCCGACCAGGGCCTGCAGGACGCATGGTCGGACGCGCTGGCGCGGGTGCTCAGCGGGGCCCGGGACTGCCAGACGGCGATGATCCCGCCCAAGGGCGCGCCGCACCGGACGGAGGCGGAGCGTGCGCAGCTCTTCACCACGTCCCTCAACAGGATCGTCGTGGGGGTGCGCGACCTCACCGGTGCCGTGAAGGACATCACGAAGGCCGCCACAGAGGCGGCCGAATAG
- a CDS encoding SOS response-associated peptidase: MCGRYVATRSPQDLAGLFHVSRWNPETLLAPSWNVAPTDDVWAVLERADRATGEVARQLRPLRWGLVPSWAKSLSVGSKMINARVETVHEKPAYRRAFAKRRCLLPADGFYEWQQLPAEGGAKARKQPYFISPEDGGLMAMAGLYEFWRDPEVAADDDPAAWWATCTIITTEATDAAGRIHPRMPLTVSPAHHEAWLDPAHQDSDELRALLDTPADGRLHTRAVTTAVNNVRNNGPHLLDEAPPAGTDG, translated from the coding sequence ATGTGCGGTCGATACGTTGCCACCCGGAGTCCGCAGGACCTGGCCGGGCTCTTCCACGTCAGCCGGTGGAACCCGGAGACGCTGCTGGCGCCGAGCTGGAACGTCGCGCCCACGGACGACGTGTGGGCGGTGCTGGAGCGCGCCGACCGCGCGACCGGAGAGGTGGCGCGGCAGCTGCGGCCGCTGCGCTGGGGGCTCGTCCCGTCCTGGGCGAAGAGCCTCTCGGTCGGCTCGAAAATGATCAATGCGCGGGTGGAGACGGTGCACGAGAAGCCCGCCTACCGCCGCGCCTTCGCCAAACGGCGCTGCCTGCTGCCGGCGGACGGCTTCTACGAGTGGCAGCAGCTGCCCGCCGAGGGCGGCGCGAAGGCCCGCAAGCAGCCGTACTTCATCAGTCCCGAGGACGGCGGGCTGATGGCGATGGCGGGTCTGTACGAGTTCTGGCGGGACCCGGAGGTGGCGGCGGACGACGATCCGGCGGCGTGGTGGGCGACCTGCACGATCATCACCACCGAGGCCACGGACGCGGCCGGCCGGATCCACCCGCGGATGCCGCTGACCGTCTCCCCCGCGCACCACGAGGCATGGCTCGACCCCGCGCACCAGGACTCCGACGAGCTGCGCGCGCTGCTCGACACGCCCGCCGACGGCCGGCTGCACACCCGCGCGGTCACCACCGCCGTCAACAACGTCCGCAACAACGGCCCCCACCTCCTCGACGAGGCACCGCCCGCAGGCACCGACGGCTGA
- a CDS encoding helix-turn-helix domain-containing protein has translation MAKESSHPVRRAGPHRVVVIVDENSNPFELSCAIEIFGLRRPELGRDLYDFTLCSAEPRTLMRDGFFTLSGVGDLAAAGTADTLIVPNRPDVEVPRRPAVLDAVRRAHARGARLIGYCSGAFTLAEAGVLDGRRATAHWQWADTFRARFPAVRLEPDVLFVDDGDILTAAGSAAALDLGLHVVRRDHGAEVANAVSRRLVFAAHRDGGQRQFVERPMPDLPDESLTPLLAWAQERLDARLTVADLAARAAVSAATLHRRFRAQLDTTPLGWLTAERLALACRLIERGETRFEVVARRSGLGTAANLRALMHREIGISPSAYRRRFGPAAG, from the coding sequence ATGGCGAAAGAATCCTCGCACCCGGTGCGCCGGGCCGGTCCGCACCGCGTCGTGGTGATCGTGGACGAGAACTCCAACCCCTTCGAACTCAGCTGCGCCATCGAGATCTTCGGCCTGCGCCGACCCGAACTCGGTCGCGACCTCTACGACTTCACGCTGTGTTCCGCGGAGCCCCGCACCCTGATGCGGGACGGCTTCTTCACGCTGTCCGGTGTCGGCGACCTGGCGGCGGCCGGCACGGCGGACACCCTGATCGTTCCCAACCGTCCCGACGTCGAGGTGCCGCGGCGCCCGGCCGTGCTCGATGCCGTGCGGCGGGCGCACGCCCGCGGGGCACGTCTGATCGGCTACTGCAGCGGCGCCTTCACGCTGGCCGAGGCCGGGGTCCTCGACGGCCGCCGGGCCACCGCGCACTGGCAGTGGGCGGACACCTTCCGGGCCCGCTTCCCGGCCGTCCGGCTCGAACCGGACGTGCTGTTCGTGGATGACGGCGACATCCTCACCGCGGCGGGCAGCGCCGCCGCGCTCGACCTCGGACTGCACGTGGTCCGTCGCGATCACGGCGCGGAGGTCGCCAACGCCGTCAGCCGGCGGCTGGTCTTCGCAGCCCATCGGGACGGCGGGCAGCGGCAGTTCGTCGAGCGGCCGATGCCCGACCTGCCGGACGAGTCCCTGACGCCGCTCCTCGCCTGGGCCCAGGAACGGCTGGACGCACGACTCACGGTGGCCGACCTCGCCGCCCGGGCGGCGGTCAGTGCGGCAACGCTGCACCGCCGGTTCCGGGCGCAGCTGGACACCACTCCGTTGGGCTGGCTCACCGCGGAACGGCTCGCGCTGGCCTGCCGGTTGATCGAGCGGGGCGAGACCCGGTTCGAGGTGGTCGCCCGGCGCAGCGGGCTGGGCACCGCCGCCAATCTGCGCGCGCTGATGCACCGCGAGATCGGCATCAGCCCGTCCGCGTACCGGCGCCGGTTCGGGCCCGCGGCCGGCTGA
- the rpmB gene encoding 50S ribosomal protein L28, with the protein MSAHCQLTGARPGFGNTVSHSHRRTSRRFDPNIQRKRYWLASEGRHVRLTLSARAIKTVDVIGVEAAVARIRARGGKV; encoded by the coding sequence ATGTCCGCCCACTGCCAACTGACCGGCGCCCGACCGGGATTCGGCAACACCGTCTCCCACTCGCACCGGCGGACCTCCCGCCGGTTCGACCCGAACATCCAGCGCAAGCGCTACTGGCTGGCGAGCGAGGGGCGCCATGTGCGGCTCACGCTCAGCGCCCGGGCGATCAAGACGGTCGACGTGATCGGCGTCGAGGCCGCGGTGGCGCGCATCCGTGCGCGAGGGGGGAAGGTCTGA
- a CDS encoding cupin domain-containing protein → MSNEPLLLDQALASFDALWSPRIAARVNDYDVRIAKVEGEHVWHVHDDTDEFFLVLDGELHLSLREPAGERTVRLPRGAVFTVPRGTEHKPYAPSRTAILVFEPTGTLTVGDRHDEVPAHVDATTGHTLVN, encoded by the coding sequence ATGAGCAACGAACCGCTTCTCCTCGACCAGGCGCTGGCCTCCTTCGACGCCCTGTGGAGCCCCCGCATCGCCGCCCGCGTCAACGACTACGACGTGCGCATCGCCAAGGTCGAGGGCGAACACGTCTGGCACGTGCACGACGACACCGACGAGTTCTTTCTCGTACTCGACGGCGAGCTGCACCTCTCCTTGCGGGAACCGGCGGGCGAGCGCACGGTCCGCCTCCCCCGGGGCGCCGTCTTCACCGTCCCCCGGGGCACCGAGCACAAGCCGTACGCGCCCTCCCGCACCGCGATCCTGGTGTTCGAGCCCACCGGGACCCTGACGGTGGGCGACCGCCACGACGAGGTCCCGGCCCACGTGGACGCGACCACCGGCCATACGCTCGTGAACTGA
- the rpsN gene encoding 30S ribosomal protein S14: MAKQSKIAKNERRKEIVERYAARRAELKEIIRRPSTSEAERAAAQAELRRQPRDASATRVRNRDSVDGRPRGYLRTFGLSRVRMREQAHAGFLPGVTTSSW; encoded by the coding sequence ATGGCGAAGCAGAGCAAGATCGCGAAGAACGAGCGGCGCAAGGAGATCGTCGAGCGGTACGCGGCCCGGCGCGCGGAGCTGAAGGAGATCATCCGGCGGCCCTCGACGAGCGAGGCCGAACGGGCCGCCGCTCAGGCCGAGTTGCGCCGCCAGCCGCGCGACGCCAGCGCGACCCGGGTGCGCAACCGGGACAGTGTGGACGGCCGGCCCCGCGGGTACCTGCGTACCTTCGGCCTCTCCCGCGTACGGATGCGCGAGCAGGCACACGCCGGGTTCCTCCCCGGTGTCACCACGTCGTCCTGGTGA
- the rpsR gene encoding 30S ribosomal protein S18: MPRRSDPRKPLKARPNPLDRAGITYVDYKDTDLLRKFLSDRGKIRSRRVTRVTAQQQRQLARAVKNAREMALLPYASR; the protein is encoded by the coding sequence GTGCCCCGTCGCTCCGACCCCCGCAAGCCCCTCAAGGCCCGCCCGAACCCGCTGGACCGGGCCGGCATCACGTACGTCGACTACAAGGACACCGATCTGCTGCGGAAGTTCCTCTCCGACCGCGGCAAGATCCGCAGCCGGCGGGTCACCCGGGTCACCGCGCAGCAGCAGCGCCAACTCGCCCGCGCCGTCAAGAACGCACGCGAGATGGCACTGCTGCCGTACGCCTCCAGGTAG
- a CDS encoding CobW family GTP-binding protein, whose protein sequence is MARNPSRPAHPFPVVLVGGLHSDARAEVVRRLLHTVRGSVALYHDLSTAAAGTVRRTVRDVSGELSSNEVPLVNDCACCALREDAVPELQRLAAGGLHRLAVVELWDSVEPRAMAEVIAAHGGETLTLSTVMTAVDPALVLPYLSNGDDLAEAGLAVAATDQRTVGDTWARQLEYAQVLALVDTGDADDGDRALLAQLHPTARQVPVTSRQLAEVASAGAVGSAGFDVEAAAAAQHPACALLPQNAEEAGVATFVWRRRRPFHPERLYRALEDLACAAARSRGRFWLADRPDTLLSWDAAGGALCVANTGPWLASLPDAAWDMVPPARRAAAALDWHPELGDRGQHLVFTAPGLDRAGLARLLDSCLLTDAEFAGGREAWRRLPASFDALLDPVS, encoded by the coding sequence ATGGCACGCAACCCCTCACGCCCGGCCCACCCGTTCCCCGTCGTCCTCGTCGGCGGGCTGCACTCCGACGCCCGCGCCGAGGTCGTGCGGCGGCTGCTGCACACCGTGCGCGGCAGTGTGGCGCTGTACCACGACCTCTCGACGGCGGCCGCGGGCACCGTACGGCGCACCGTGCGCGACGTCTCGGGCGAGCTGTCCTCGAACGAGGTCCCCCTGGTCAACGACTGCGCCTGCTGCGCACTGCGCGAGGACGCGGTCCCCGAACTCCAGCGGCTGGCCGCCGGCGGACTGCACCGGCTGGCGGTGGTCGAACTGTGGGACTCCGTCGAGCCGCGGGCGATGGCCGAGGTCATCGCGGCGCACGGCGGCGAGACGCTGACGCTCTCCACGGTGATGACCGCCGTCGACCCCGCGCTCGTCCTGCCCTACCTCTCCAACGGGGACGACCTGGCAGAGGCGGGACTCGCGGTGGCGGCCACCGACCAGCGGACCGTCGGGGACACCTGGGCGCGCCAGCTGGAGTACGCCCAGGTGCTCGCGCTCGTCGACACCGGGGACGCGGACGACGGGGACCGTGCGCTGCTCGCCCAGCTGCACCCGACCGCGCGGCAGGTGCCCGTCACGTCCCGGCAGCTCGCCGAGGTGGCGTCGGCCGGGGCTGTCGGGTCCGCCGGGTTCGACGTGGAGGCGGCCGCGGCCGCCCAGCACCCGGCCTGCGCGCTGCTGCCGCAGAACGCCGAGGAGGCGGGGGTGGCCACCTTCGTGTGGCGGCGCCGGCGGCCGTTCCATCCCGAGCGGCTCTACCGGGCGCTGGAGGACCTGGCATGCGCGGCGGCCCGGAGCCGGGGCCGCTTCTGGCTCGCCGACCGGCCCGACACCCTGCTGTCCTGGGACGCCGCGGGTGGCGCGCTGTGCGTGGCGAACACCGGCCCGTGGCTGGCGTCGCTCCCGGACGCCGCCTGGGACATGGTGCCGCCCGCGCGCCGGGCGGCCGCCGCCCTCGACTGGCATCCCGAACTCGGCGACCGCGGCCAGCACCTGGTCTTCACCGCACCCGGCCTCGATCGCGCGGGCCTGGCGCGGCTGCTGGACTCCTGTCTGCTGACCGACGCCGAGTTCGCCGGCGGGCGGGAGGCATGGCGGCGCCTCCCGGCCTCGTTCGACGCGCTGCTCGACCCCGTGTCCTGA
- a CDS encoding SpoIIE family protein phosphatase: MGAVTVGETAEREDLLTVALGKAVQGAGAYSGSVFLRSRDRRALVLAATCGMPPSLLGGWRLIPVSSPIPVATAFTSGRTVHLADADETVRRYPQLAVALPYAFGSCSVPVGAGGETFGALAVVWAAPPGSAGLSKGRRRHLRTLAGRLGSSLAALRARTGDPVECDPQTLPVEMPAPGAPAVRAGLFDWDLRTGALLADDEFCALFGLDPRAFDGRADTLAARLHPGDRAAFRAAARAAAAEGRLVSRSLRVREDEGEGPGGERYRTLDIWGRVPEVRDERARSHLVGVVIDPRAGRAATAAVERLRDGLFSLTPDGRVSYANRSLAELLDVRGEVLLGQCLWDALPWLSDPAFEFRHRSVMVSQAPSSFVACRPPDRWLAFSLHPDAGGVTGRVVAVGPPASAEEPPVAPPPPAAAPARLGVMYHVLQLGSALTEAVTVREVCQVVADQLLPAFGGQQLALYVVRDGTMHLSFHTGHHESFLDWLEGMPLHARLPGTETLTSGVPLFIETRHGLAEGYPDIPIGEVNSWAYLPLIASSRPVGTCVLGFDEVHHFTTKDRGVLTALAGLIAQALERARLYDAEFALARGLQRGLLPHRLPELPYVRTAARYLPCTSGMDIGGDWYDVIPTAGGVALVIGDVEGHSIAAAATMAQLRSAVRAFAAVGHAPGEVLAGANRTLLDLDSGLLASCCYLALDPGSHRAHAVRAGHPPPLLRHPDGTAEVLDPETGPLLGVDPASEYPQTPVDLAPGSILALYTDGLSEERGTDIDVGIDRLRASLAHAPAGSLDELADRLLQHARRSSYRADDIALLLTEFHPVTPPR, translated from the coding sequence ATGGGCGCGGTGACCGTTGGCGAGACGGCGGAGCGCGAGGACCTGCTGACAGTCGCCCTCGGCAAGGCGGTCCAGGGCGCGGGCGCGTACTCCGGAAGCGTCTTCCTGCGCTCCCGCGACCGCCGCGCGCTGGTGCTCGCCGCGACCTGCGGAATGCCGCCGTCCCTGCTGGGCGGCTGGCGGCTCATTCCGGTGAGCAGCCCGATTCCGGTCGCCACGGCCTTCACCTCCGGGCGCACGGTCCACCTGGCCGACGCCGACGAGACGGTGCGCCGGTACCCCCAGCTCGCGGTGGCGTTGCCGTACGCCTTCGGCTCCTGCTCGGTGCCGGTCGGCGCGGGCGGGGAGACCTTCGGAGCGTTGGCGGTCGTCTGGGCGGCGCCGCCGGGCAGCGCGGGGCTCTCCAAGGGCAGACGCCGCCATCTGCGGACGCTCGCCGGCCGGCTCGGCTCGTCCCTGGCGGCCCTGCGCGCCCGTACCGGCGATCCCGTCGAGTGCGACCCGCAGACGCTGCCCGTCGAGATGCCCGCCCCCGGTGCGCCCGCCGTGCGGGCCGGCCTGTTCGACTGGGACCTGCGCACCGGCGCCCTCCTCGCGGACGACGAATTCTGTGCCCTCTTCGGCCTCGACCCGCGCGCCTTCGACGGGCGGGCGGACACCCTCGCCGCCCGGCTCCACCCCGGCGACCGTGCCGCTTTCCGCGCCGCGGCCCGGGCGGCGGCCGCCGAGGGACGGCTCGTCTCGCGGTCCCTGCGCGTCCGCGAGGACGAGGGGGAGGGGCCGGGCGGCGAGCGGTACCGGACCCTCGACATCTGGGGCCGGGTACCGGAGGTGCGCGACGAGCGGGCGCGCAGCCACCTGGTCGGCGTGGTCATCGACCCGCGAGCCGGCCGGGCGGCCACCGCGGCCGTCGAGCGGCTGCGGGACGGGCTGTTCTCGCTCACCCCGGACGGGCGGGTCAGCTACGCCAACCGCAGCCTCGCGGAACTGCTGGACGTGCGCGGCGAGGTGCTGCTCGGGCAGTGCCTGTGGGACGCCCTGCCGTGGCTGTCCGACCCCGCCTTCGAGTTCCGGCACCGGTCCGTGATGGTCTCGCAGGCGCCGTCCTCGTTCGTCGCCTGCCGGCCGCCCGACCGCTGGCTCGCCTTCTCCCTCCACCCGGACGCGGGCGGCGTGACCGGCCGGGTGGTCGCCGTCGGGCCGCCGGCCTCGGCCGAGGAGCCGCCCGTGGCGCCGCCGCCCCCGGCCGCGGCGCCGGCACGCCTGGGCGTGATGTACCACGTGCTGCAGCTGGGCAGCGCGCTGACCGAGGCGGTCACCGTCCGCGAGGTCTGCCAGGTCGTCGCGGACCAGCTCCTCCCGGCGTTCGGCGGCCAGCAGCTCGCCCTGTACGTGGTCCGGGACGGCACCATGCACCTGAGCTTCCACACCGGCCATCACGAGAGCTTCCTCGACTGGCTGGAGGGCATGCCGCTGCACGCCCGGCTGCCCGGCACCGAGACGCTGACCTCCGGTGTCCCGCTCTTCATCGAGACGCGGCACGGGCTCGCCGAGGGCTACCCCGACATCCCCATCGGCGAGGTGAACTCCTGGGCGTACCTGCCGCTGATCGCCTCCAGCCGGCCGGTCGGCACCTGTGTGCTCGGCTTCGACGAGGTCCACCACTTCACGACCAAGGACCGCGGCGTGCTGACCGCGCTCGCCGGGCTGATCGCCCAGGCCCTGGAGCGCGCACGGCTCTACGACGCCGAGTTCGCCCTGGCCCGCGGCCTCCAGCGGGGCCTGCTGCCGCACCGGCTGCCCGAACTCCCCTACGTCCGCACGGCCGCCCGCTACCTGCCCTGCACCAGCGGCATGGACATCGGCGGCGACTGGTACGACGTCATCCCCACCGCCGGTGGCGTGGCCCTGGTCATCGGGGACGTCGAGGGCCACAGCATCGCCGCCGCCGCGACCATGGCCCAACTGCGCAGCGCCGTACGGGCGTTCGCCGCGGTGGGGCACGCGCCCGGCGAGGTGCTGGCCGGCGCCAACCGCACCCTCCTCGACCTCGACTCCGGCCTGCTCGCCAGCTGCTGCTACCTCGCCCTCGACCCCGGCAGCCACCGCGCCCACGCCGTCCGGGCGGGCCATCCGCCGCCCCTGCTGCGCCACCCCGACGGGACCGCCGAGGTCCTGGACCCGGAGACCGGCCCGCTCCTCGGCGTCGACCCCGCCAGCGAGTATCCGCAGACCCCCGTCGACCTGGCGCCCGGCTCCATCCTGGCCCTCTACACCGACGGCCTGTCAGAGGAGCGCGGCACCGACATCGACGTGGGCATCGACCGGCTGCGGGCCTCCCTGGCGCACGCCCCCGCCGGTTCCCTCGACGAACTCGCCGACCGGCTCCTCCAGCACGCCCGCCGCTCCTCCTACCGCGCCGACGACATCGCCCTCCTCCTGACGGAGTTCCACCCGGTCACACCGCCACGCTGA
- a CDS encoding SigB/SigF/SigG family RNA polymerase sigma factor: MSESATTAATAAFPTSARACAVPARTAPARPERMAPADARQLSKTFLLRLRALDEGTDEYQYVRNTLIEMNLSLVRYVARRFIRRGQPFDDILQVGTIGLIKAIDRWRPGRNAEFTTLAVPYIDGEIKRFFRDTTWAVRVPRRMQEMRIEIARAREQLEADGVQEPSAAQLAGHIGADEGEVAEGLVACNGYDSDSLDRPLQTGGAAERTGSITELLGSDDPALALAENVQALKPHLAELNERERTLLQLRYGAEMTQAEIGAELGLSQMHVSRLLARLCGSLREQLLAEA; this comes from the coding sequence ATGAGCGAGAGCGCCACGACGGCGGCCACCGCGGCCTTCCCGACATCAGCGAGGGCGTGTGCCGTCCCGGCCCGGACGGCGCCCGCGCGGCCCGAGCGGATGGCGCCGGCCGACGCCCGTCAGCTGTCCAAGACCTTTCTGTTGCGGCTGCGGGCCCTGGACGAGGGCACCGATGAATACCAGTACGTGCGCAACACCCTCATCGAGATGAACCTGAGCCTGGTGCGCTACGTCGCCCGCCGGTTCATCCGGCGCGGTCAGCCGTTCGACGACATCCTGCAGGTCGGCACGATCGGGCTGATCAAGGCCATCGACCGTTGGCGGCCCGGCCGCAACGCGGAGTTCACCACCCTGGCCGTCCCCTACATCGACGGCGAGATCAAACGCTTCTTCCGCGACACCACCTGGGCGGTGCGGGTGCCGCGCCGCATGCAGGAGATGCGCATCGAGATCGCCCGCGCCCGCGAACAACTGGAGGCCGACGGCGTACAGGAGCCGTCGGCCGCGCAGTTGGCCGGCCATATCGGGGCCGACGAGGGCGAGGTGGCGGAGGGGCTGGTGGCCTGCAACGGCTACGACAGCGACTCCCTCGACCGCCCCCTCCAGACGGGCGGCGCTGCCGAGCGCACCGGATCCATCACCGAACTCCTCGGCTCCGACGACCCGGCCCTCGCGCTCGCCGAGAACGTGCAGGCCCTCAAACCGCACCTGGCCGAACTGAACGAGCGCGAACGCACCCTGCTCCAGCTGCGCTACGGAGCGGAGATGACCCAGGCCGAAATCGGCGCGGAGCTGGGCCTTTCGCAAATGCACGTCTCCCGGCTGCTGGCCCGCCTGTGCGGCAGCCTGCGCGAACAACTCCTCGCCGAGGCGTAG
- a CDS encoding chaplin, with translation MTAVAALAASAALGGISPAFADSDAAAGAVGSPGVLSGNVIQIPIHIPVNVCGNTINIVGLLNPAFGNTCFNGGSERRVLIHRVEHRQFHHRVFKKKHRRHHHHQPSGGVHTGGGGLA, from the coding sequence GTGACTGCTGTTGCCGCTCTTGCGGCCAGCGCGGCGCTGGGCGGCATCTCGCCAGCGTTCGCAGACAGTGACGCGGCGGCCGGCGCGGTCGGGTCACCGGGAGTGCTGTCGGGCAATGTGATTCAGATCCCGATCCACATCCCGGTCAACGTCTGTGGCAACACCATCAACATCGTGGGGCTGCTGAACCCGGCCTTCGGCAACACCTGCTTCAACGGTGGCTCGGAGCGCCGGGTGCTCATCCACCGCGTCGAGCACCGCCAGTTCCACCACCGGGTCTTCAAGAAGAAGCACCGCAGGCACCACCACCACCAGCCGTCCGGTGGCGTGCACACCGGTGGCGGCGGCCTGGCGTAA